A segment of the Odoribacter splanchnicus DSM 20712 genome:
AAGTAGTGAATACGAACTACTGCTATATTCATATCTCTAAGCAAGGCGAACAAATGCTGATCACTTCAGTGATCGACAACCTGCTGAAGGGGGCTTCCGGCCAGGCAGTTCAAAATATGAACTTGCTTTTTGGCCTGGAAGAAACAACCGGTCTCCGTCTGAAGGCCAACTATTTTTGACTGAAAGCCTGGAAGCGATGTTTCTTTCAGCTTTTTACCTTTACCTTTTTTATTATGGGATTATTCGAAGTTTATAGTTTATTGGATTTGGAACCGGTAAAAGCCAAAGGAGCTTACCTCTGGGATAAAAATGGGGATAAATATCTTGATTTTTATGGAGGACATGCCGTGATTTCCATCGGTCACAGCCATCCGGTATATGTGGAGAAAATGACTCGCCAGCTGAATCGGATCGGTTTTTATTCGAATGCGGTGAGGAATCCTTTACAGGATGAATTGGCTTTGCTATTGGGAAAAGTTTCCGGTTATCCGGAATACAACTTATTCCTTTGCAATAGTGGAGCCGAAGCGAACGAAAATGCGTTGAAGCTGGCCTCTTTCATTACAGACCGGTCCAAAATACTGGCTATGAGAGCTGCGTTTCACGGTAGGACGAGTGTGGCGGTGGCGGTGACGGATAATCCGGCCATTCAAGCACCCTTGAACCGATGTCATGAGGTGACTTTTATTGGATTGAACGATCGGAAGGCATTGGAAAGCGAGCTGGAGACCGGTGCTTATGCTGCTGTGATTGTCGAAGGTATACAGGGAGTCGGTGGTATACAAATGCCCGATACCGGTTTCTTGCAGTCGATGCGCGAACTTTGCACCTCTACAGGTACTCTGATGATTGTAGACGAAGTACAATCCGGATATGGGCGTACAGGTAAATTCTTCGCTCATCAGCATGCCGGTGTTTTACCGGATATCATCACGATGGCTAAAGGGATGGGCAACGGCTTTCCGATAGGTGGTTTGTTGATTTCGCCTAAGATTAAAGCCCGTAAAGGAATGCTCGGGACTACTTTCGGCGGAAATCATCTGGCTTGTGCCGCTGCTCTGGCAGTATTGGAGGTTATACAACAAGAATATTTGGTCAATAATGCTGCCGGCTTGGGGAAATATCTGATTCAGGAATTGAAGAATATGCCGGGGGTGAAGGAAGTACGGGGAAAAGGCTTGATGATAGGAGTAGACGTGAAAATTTCACAGGAAGAGGTCCGGAAGAGATTGATCTCCGAACACCGGATAATGACAGGATATAGTGGAAATTATACCCTTCGTTTACTTCCGCCTTTGATCATTACCCGGAAAGAAGTGGATGAATTTTTGAAGGCTTTCCGGCAAACGATGGACAATGGGATGGCTCGGTTACAGGAGAAGGTCGGCGAGACCTGTAGTCGCTGATCGGTACCTGGCAGCCTGGTGTCTTCGGGGTACGGATCACTTTATAAACTTAATAAATTCTTTATGATCAGAATAATAAAAATCGGTGGTAAACTGATCGAGAACGATGCTGTATTGAACGGTTTGTGTGATGAATTATCCGCCTGCTACCGGGATAGTGTATTGGTACATGGAGGGGGAAGTATGGCCGGACAATTGTCTGCGCGTTTGGGGATCAGGACCCGTATGATCGATGGCCGGCGGATTACCGACCGGGAAACCCTGGAGGTTGCCGTGATGGCCTATGCCGGATGGGCGAATAAAAAACTGGTCGCAGCTTTACAGGTACGGAATGTGAATGCCTGCGGCCTGTCAGGATGTGACCAAAAAGTGATTCTGGCACATAAGCGGGAGGTGAAAGAAATCGATTGGGGATTTGTCGGAGATATCGATCGCGTGGATACCGGGGTTTTGGCCGGTCTGTTGCATCGGCAGGTGATGCCGGTCATTTCTCCGATTACATACGATGGAGCGGGACAACTCTTAAATACCAATGCCGATAGTGTTGCCGGAGCTGTGGCGGTTGCTCTGAGTCGGATCGATGATACCGAATTGATATTTTGTTTCGATAAACCCGGCGTATTGCTGGATGTAAACGATGCGGATTCGGTGATCCCGGTGCTCGATAAAGAAAAGTATGCCGGATATTTGGAACAAGGAGCGATTCATGCAGGGATGATCCCTAAACTCGATAATGCTTTTAAAACTATAAAGGCCGGAGTAAAATCGGTGCGTTTGACGGATCCCTGCCATTTGGACGGGGGAACGGTTTTAAGATAAAAGACGAAATATGGAGACCATAGAACTTTTAAAGAAAATGATTTCTATTCCTTCGTTCAGCGGGAATGAAGAACGGGTAGCCGATTTGATGGTAGCTACGTGGGTAGAACATGGATATTCCGCAGAACGAAGTGGAAATAACGTATGGGTAAAATCCCGGAATTTCGATCCGGTAAAACCGACGATTCTGCTGGATGCTCATTTGGATACCGTTCGGCCGAATGGAAACTGGGAGAAAGATCCGTTTACTGCCGTAGTGGAAGATGGAAAATTATACGGCTTGGGGAGTAACGATACCGGTGGTAGTGTAGTTGCCATGATGGCCGCTTTTCTACAATTGGCAGAAAAGAAACAGGCCTATAATCTGGTTTGTCTCGAGTCGGCAGAGGAGGAGAATACCGGAAAAAATGGCATACAGCGTATTGTCGGCAACTTAGGTAAAATCGATTTGGCCCTGATCGGTGAGCCCACAGGCATGCAGGCAGCTATTGCTGAAAAAGGTTTGATGGTCGTCGATTGTGTCGCGAAAGGAAAATCCGGACATGCGGCAAGAAATGAAGGACTGAATGCTATTTACGAAGCGATATCCGATATCGAATGGTTCAGGTCCTACCGCTTCGGGAAGGAATCTCCTTTATTAGGTAAAGTAAAAATGACTGTGACCGGAATCGAAGCCGGAACCTTACACAATGTTGTACCGGCTGAATGCCGGTTTATGGTAGACATCCGGGTAAATGAATATTATACGAATTCCGATATTTACGAGACGATTCGCAGAAATGTGAAAAGTGAAGTCCGGCCCCGTTCTTTTTCTCTCAACTCTTCGGCTATTCCTATCGATCACCCGATCGTATTGCGGTGTAAGGATTTAGGCTTGAAAACCTACGGATCGCCTACAACTTCCAATCAGGCCGTTATCCCTTATCCGTCGCTGAAGATCGGACCGGGGGACAGTGCCCGTAGCCATACGGCCGATGAATATATCGGATTGGATGAAATAGAGGAAGGAATCATGCTCTTTGTTAAATTGTTGGATGGCTTTTGTTTTTAAGCCTATGTATAATCGGTCGGTTACCCTACTGGTATCCTCCGGAAAATGATCTGGGAGGGAGGCTGACAGGGGATCGTTAAAATTAAAATGATACTCATATGAAACTTTGGGATAAAGGATACGACATCGATCGTTTCACCGAAGAATTTACGATCGGTAAAGATAGAGAGTTGGATGTAATGTTGGCGAAAGCCGATGTATTAGGTAATATGGCTCATTTAAAAATGCTGCATCATATCGGGCTGATTTCCGATGGTGAATTGAAAGATTTGGCGCAAGGGTTGAAAGATATCTTCGCTGAAATAGAACAGGGAAAATTTCATATAGAGGCGGGGATAGAGGACATCCATTCGCAAATAGAATGCCTCCTCACCCGAAAGTGTGGGGAAGCCGGTAAAAAGATTCATACAGGGCGTTCCCGTAATGATCAGGTACTGACCGATCTGAAACTGTTTACCCGTACTGCCTTGATCGATGTGCTGCAACAGGTGACCTCCTTGTTTCATTTGCTTATGGAAAAGGCAGAAGCCAACAAAGATATTCTGATGCCGGGGTATACCCATCTGCAAATCGCTATGCCTTCTTCATTCGGCATGTGGTTTAGCGCTTATGCGGAGTCTTTGGCAGACGACCTGTTGATGTTGAAAGCTGCTTACGATATGGTCAATACCAATCCCTTGGGATCGGGAGCCGGTTATGGTTCTTCTGTACCTTTAAACCGGACGATGACGACCCGGTTATTGGGATTCGGCGATCTGGCTTATAATTCAGTTTACGCCCAGATGCAAAGAGGGAAAATGGAGAAAAATGTACTCTTTGCTTTGGCTACTGTTGCGACGACACTGGGGAAACTGGCTGCAGACGTGTGTTTGTTTGCTTGTGGAAATTTTGGTTTTCTCAGACTTCCCGATCGGTTTACCACCGGTTCCAGTATTATGCCTCATAAGAAAAACCCGGATATCTTCGAGTTGATCCGGGCGAAGACCAACCGGATTCAGTCTCTGCCTACACAGATGGCTATGCTTTGTGCGAACCTGACTTCCGGGTATTTCAGGGATATGCAGTTGAGTAAGGAGATATATTTGCCGGCATTTAAAGAACTGACCGATTGTCTGTTTATGACAGAGATGGTGTTGAAAGAAATCGAATTGAATCCGCTGATTCTTCAGGATAAAAAATACAGTTATCTCTTTACGGTTGAAGAAGTAAATGACAGAGTCGCTGCGGGGATTCCTTTTCGCGAAGCTTACCGGATGGTCGCTGAAAAAGTGCAGCTCGGAGAATATAGGGGGGATACTTCCCGGCCTTTACATCATACCCATGAAGGAAGTATCGGCAATCTGTGTTTGCAGCAGATTCGGGAGAAATTTGAACGCCATAGTTCGGAATGGAAGCCGGAGCAGGTGTGGCGGGCAGAAGCAGAATTAATGGAATAGTTCCACACTTTTCCACACTGTTGGGGAATCGATTCCCCATTTTTTGAAATATATCGTTTGGGATAATGATTTGATTTTTAGGCTTTTGTATCCGCTCTGACCATTGCTGTTTTTTGTGGCATATATTTTTCTTGTCTTCTATATAAAACAGAAAAAACTTTAAAAGACAAGGAGCATGAAAAATATAAAGAGAACATTATGGATCGCTATTGTGGTTGGGGCGTTTACATTATCTGCATTTGCCGTAGATCTGGTCCCTACTTCAGAATCCTTACTCCAGAAAGTGGAAAAAAAGAACGAAGTACGGACAGAATTGCCCCAGGCTGTCAAGTCGGCTGTGATTTCAAAATATGTCGCTTACGCTATTGAACAGTTTTCTTTTGAAGAGAATTCGGTCTATAAACTGATTCTGAAAGGCGATCGCAATAAATTGATCGTTTATTACACGGCGGATGGGGAATATCTGAGTCAGGAAACCGTTAAAACCGTACAAATGGTTGCCTTGATATAGTTTCTGATACCTAAAATGTAGGTTTATTCTATTCCGATTCCGGGTTTTGTGCCGTCAGATTGGTTCGTTTGGAACGGTCAGGTTAGGCTTTCCTTCACTGACCGGCGGAACTCGCTTCGCTCAGACACCACCGGTCGGGCGTTCGGAAAACCTAACCTGACCCTCGTTCCTGCTCCAATGGTCTTCCGCCACAAAACCCTGCATCTCACGTTAACACGACCTGGCAAAGGAAGAATTAGAAAAATTTTATAGAATAAAATACCGGCTCACCTCTATCGGATTATGGATAGTTGGGTTACTTTACCGGAAAATCTTTTTTCGTTGAAATTTATGGTTTTCAGGTCCGGTTTAGCTTGCCAGGTAGTGACAACGGGAGTCGAAGGTGTTCGTGTTCGGGGACCATTGGAGCTCCGGCGAGTGTCGTCTTGCTTTTTCTGAACGCCCGACCGGTGGTGTCTGACGAGCTTGCGAGGAGTTCCGCCGGTCAGTGAAAGAAAAAGGTAGATGACCGACAGAAGCGACCGGGTCCCCGAACACGAACACCGAAGACGAACAAGGACCGGAATAATTCTACTATTTCATTCCTCCGTTCCAGTTGATCTTTTGTGAATAATACATGATGACCGCCAGGATGATGAATAATCCGAGGCTACCGGCTAATAAAGCGTAAGTCTCCATCTGAATCAATACAAAGATATAGAGATATAATAGAGCCAGCAATCCGCCTATTGTAAAGGCTGTTTTCCGGATTTTGAGAATTCCCCGCATATATAGTGTCAATAGAATAATAGTCATGATCGCTGAAATAAGATAGGCTAAATTAAACCCCAGATGTTCCGAAATGGCGATCAATAACGTATAAAATAAACATAAGCCAAGTCCTATCAGTAAATATTGGAAAGGATGGATATTCTTTTTTTGCATCACTTCCACAAAAAAACTGATCACAAAAGTAAGAATGATAATCAGGGAGGCATACTTCACGGAGCGCATAGATTGCTGGTATTGTTGTACGGGTAATAAGAGGTTGACTCCGAAAGAAGAGAGTTCTTCTTCATTGTGGTACTGGTTACTGGTGAATACCTGGGGGTAATTTCGGTTGAGGTTCAATACCTTCCAGTCGGCAGTGAAACCGCTGTTCGTAATCTCACGGTTCTCCGGTAAAAAGGCTCCCGTAAAACTCGGGGTAGTGCAATTGGAGGTTAGGTGGATTTGTGTCGTTTTACCGAAGGGACTGAATTGAATCGATTCTGAGCCTTTAAGCTGTAGTTGGATCGAAAATTCAATCGAATCTCCGGCCTGAAGTTTTTGGTGTTGAGGTAGTACGGAGGAAACACCCGAAGATAAAATAAAATCCGAAGGTAATCCTGGGTTGAATTGAAGCGTTTCTTTACCCCAGTCGACAGTTATTTGTTCGCTGATTCCCCGAAGATCGGAAATCCCCAGATTCAAGGTCGCATGCTGAAGCGCTATGTCTTCGGGCAAAATGGTGGTTTCGAAATGTTCCGGGATGATAAATTTGCCTTTTAATACTAACGGCGTTTTATATACGACAATATCGTATAAACCACGACTCAGTTCTTCGGTTTCTACATTTCCTGTAATATCCAGAAGCTCGGGAAGAATATGGATATAGTTTTTGACTTTCTTTACCCTGATTTTCGTGGCTCCGTTTTCATAATAAGTCTCTTCGTAGTTTTCATAGCAGGGAATACTGATGAAAGGGCCTGTTACCAATTGTGAGCTGCTCCATTTGTTTTGTACTTCCGTTGTTGCTTCCGAGGCGGTTTCGGAACGTTCCGAGATTAATCCCCGGATCATTGCAAGCGGAATCAGGAGAATGAGAATTAAAACTCCGATTAAAATAATTTTGACAGACAAGGCATTCCGTTGCATAAACCCTTGGCGTGGGTATTTTTCCTGGTTGGAAAAAGAGATTTGTGTTTCCATAATCAGAAGAGTTTAAATTTATTTAATAAAGAACTTTGTATTTCAAAGTATAAGTGTAAAAAAATAGATATTATTATTCCAGTTGATTTTTTAGAAAATTTTCCAGGGCATTCAGGTGTTTTTTAAAAGCTTCTTTTCCTTCGGGGGTGACAGAAAAGGTAGTGTTGGGTTTACGGCCGATAAATTGTTTGTAGCTTCGGATATACCCCAATTCCTCCAGATTCCGGGTATGGCTGGCCAGATTACCATCGGTTAGTTCAAGCAAATTTTTCAAGGATACAAAATCGATGGATTCATTGACCAGGAGTACCGACATGATTCCTAACCGGGCTTTACTTTCAAAGGCCTTATTAATATCTTCCAGGTTTAGTTTCATTTGTTCTTTTTTTCGTATTTCAAATGAAAAAAGATACCGTAGACGATATGAAAGAGGCCGAAGCCGACGACCCAAAACAACAGGGCATAATTTTCTACAAAACTATCGGCCAGGCCGAGAGCGATTTCCGCATAACCCAGATAGCGGGTATTGGAAAACGTATAATTCGACGCACTGATCAGAGCGACGCCATAGAATATCAGCATGATCGAAGAAGTAAGGCCATAATGGCTTTGCCAGATCAATGATATACAAAGTATTCCGCCTACAACCAAAGGCAGGAAGAAATTCCACAGTAGCCTTTTGGTATTGAAATCGAATAAAAGAGATTGGTTGTTTTGGTGGGCTTTGTGCCTGCACATCAGGATGACCGTAACGATACAAACGATAATCAGTAAAGAAGCGAAGACGATCAAAAGTTGTAGTTTCGCAGGCGTGTCGACATCCAGTCTGGGTACCGGTGTTGTATTTCCCAGGATAGAATAAGCAATTATCGCGGCGATACAAGCGTATATGCCGATGACGATAGAGGACAATCCGCTGAATGAGACAAACCGGGTGGACTTTTCCATCATGTTCCGGATGTCGTTTAAAGTGTTTAAAGCTTCCTGATTATTCATATTTCAAATTACTTTGTGATGCAAAGTTAAATATTTTTTGAAAAATTCGCCTTTGAATTGACTTTTTTTTGCGAAAAAAAAGATAAATGCTTCGTTTCGTGGAGTTAGTTTCCTAATTTTGTAAAACAGTTCAGTCGGTTCGACTGTTTTATAAATTGGTATATGGCTAAAATTTTATTGGTAGATGACGATACCACTTTTTGTCTGATGTTGAAAACATGGTTGACAAAAAGAGGGTTTGAAGTAGAGAATGCTTTTTCTTGCCGCGAAGCTTTGGCGAAGCTGAAAGGGACGAAATATGATGTCGTGTTGACAGATTTGCGTTTACCGGATGAGGACGGAATTTATTTGTTGAAAAATATCAAGGCATCGACTCCTGAGGTTCAGGTGATTTTGATGACCGGTTATGCTGATATACAAACTGCGGTATTGGCGATGAAATTAGGGGCTTTCGATTATGTGGCGAAGCCCGTCATTCCGGACGAGATTTTGAAAAAGATCCAGGACACTTTGGAACAGACTGCTGTTCCCGAACAAAAAAAGCGGACAAAAAAGCCCCAATCGGTGCCATACATCAAAGGTACGAGTCTGGAAGCCGACAAACTTTACGAATATATTCGATTGGTAGCTCCGACTATGATGACTGTATTGATTACCGGAGAAAGTGGTTCCGGTAAAGAGTACATAGCCCGTTTGATTCATGCTCAGAGCAATCGTAAGGAGGCGCCTTTTATTGCCGTCGATTGTGGGGCGATCCCCAAGGATTTGGCAGCCAGTGAATTTTTTGGACATGTGAAGGGGGCTTTTACGGGAGCTGTGAACGATAAGACGGGTTATTTTGTGGCTGCTTCGGGAGGGACGATTTTCCTCGATGAAATCGGAAATCTGAGTTACGATGTGCAGGTACAGTTGCTACGGGCCTTGGAAGAACGTAAAGTGAAGCCTGTGGGGAGTGATAAAGAGATCGCTTTTGATGTACGTATTATATCCGCTACGAACGAGAATCTGACAAAGGCTGTGGCCGAGGGGAATTTTCGGGAGGATCTTTATCATCGTCTGAATGAATTTTCTTTAAAAGCTTTAAGTTTGCGTGAAAGAAAGGAAGATATTCCGGTTTTTGCCAATCATTTTCTGGCTGCCTCGAATGAA
Coding sequences within it:
- a CDS encoding aspartate aminotransferase family protein → MGLFEVYSLLDLEPVKAKGAYLWDKNGDKYLDFYGGHAVISIGHSHPVYVEKMTRQLNRIGFYSNAVRNPLQDELALLLGKVSGYPEYNLFLCNSGAEANENALKLASFITDRSKILAMRAAFHGRTSVAVAVTDNPAIQAPLNRCHEVTFIGLNDRKALESELETGAYAAVIVEGIQGVGGIQMPDTGFLQSMRELCTSTGTLMIVDEVQSGYGRTGKFFAHQHAGVLPDIITMAKGMGNGFPIGGLLISPKIKARKGMLGTTFGGNHLACAAALAVLEVIQQEYLVNNAAGLGKYLIQELKNMPGVKEVRGKGLMIGVDVKISQEEVRKRLISEHRIMTGYSGNYTLRLLPPLIITRKEVDEFLKAFRQTMDNGMARLQEKVGETCSR
- the argB gene encoding acetylglutamate kinase, coding for MIRIIKIGGKLIENDAVLNGLCDELSACYRDSVLVHGGGSMAGQLSARLGIRTRMIDGRRITDRETLEVAVMAYAGWANKKLVAALQVRNVNACGLSGCDQKVILAHKREVKEIDWGFVGDIDRVDTGVLAGLLHRQVMPVISPITYDGAGQLLNTNADSVAGAVAVALSRIDDTELIFCFDKPGVLLDVNDADSVIPVLDKEKYAGYLEQGAIHAGMIPKLDNAFKTIKAGVKSVRLTDPCHLDGGTVLR
- a CDS encoding M20 family metallo-hydrolase codes for the protein METIELLKKMISIPSFSGNEERVADLMVATWVEHGYSAERSGNNVWVKSRNFDPVKPTILLDAHLDTVRPNGNWEKDPFTAVVEDGKLYGLGSNDTGGSVVAMMAAFLQLAEKKQAYNLVCLESAEEENTGKNGIQRIVGNLGKIDLALIGEPTGMQAAIAEKGLMVVDCVAKGKSGHAARNEGLNAIYEAISDIEWFRSYRFGKESPLLGKVKMTVTGIEAGTLHNVVPAECRFMVDIRVNEYYTNSDIYETIRRNVKSEVRPRSFSLNSSAIPIDHPIVLRCKDLGLKTYGSPTTSNQAVIPYPSLKIGPGDSARSHTADEYIGLDEIEEGIMLFVKLLDGFCF
- the argH gene encoding argininosuccinate lyase, with the translated sequence MKLWDKGYDIDRFTEEFTIGKDRELDVMLAKADVLGNMAHLKMLHHIGLISDGELKDLAQGLKDIFAEIEQGKFHIEAGIEDIHSQIECLLTRKCGEAGKKIHTGRSRNDQVLTDLKLFTRTALIDVLQQVTSLFHLLMEKAEANKDILMPGYTHLQIAMPSSFGMWFSAYAESLADDLLMLKAAYDMVNTNPLGSGAGYGSSVPLNRTMTTRLLGFGDLAYNSVYAQMQRGKMEKNVLFALATVATTLGKLAADVCLFACGNFGFLRLPDRFTTGSSIMPHKKNPDIFELIRAKTNRIQSLPTQMAMLCANLTSGYFRDMQLSKEIYLPAFKELTDCLFMTEMVLKEIELNPLILQDKKYSYLFTVEEVNDRVAAGIPFREAYRMVAEKVQLGEYRGDTSRPLHHTHEGSIGNLCLQQIREKFERHSSEWKPEQVWRAEAELME
- the creD gene encoding cell envelope integrity protein CreD — its product is METQISFSNQEKYPRQGFMQRNALSVKIILIGVLILILLIPLAMIRGLISERSETASEATTEVQNKWSSSQLVTGPFISIPCYENYEETYYENGATKIRVKKVKNYIHILPELLDITGNVETEELSRGLYDIVVYKTPLVLKGKFIIPEHFETTILPEDIALQHATLNLGISDLRGISEQITVDWGKETLQFNPGLPSDFILSSGVSSVLPQHQKLQAGDSIEFSIQLQLKGSESIQFSPFGKTTQIHLTSNCTTPSFTGAFLPENREITNSGFTADWKVLNLNRNYPQVFTSNQYHNEEELSSFGVNLLLPVQQYQQSMRSVKYASLIIILTFVISFFVEVMQKKNIHPFQYLLIGLGLCLFYTLLIAISEHLGFNLAYLISAIMTIILLTLYMRGILKIRKTAFTIGGLLALLYLYIFVLIQMETYALLAGSLGLFIILAVIMYYSQKINWNGGMK
- a CDS encoding winged helix-turn-helix domain-containing protein, translated to MKLNLEDINKAFESKARLGIMSVLLVNESIDFVSLKNLLELTDGNLASHTRNLEELGYIRSYKQFIGRKPNTTFSVTPEGKEAFKKHLNALENFLKNQLE
- a CDS encoding sigma-54-dependent transcriptional regulator; translation: MAKILLVDDDTTFCLMLKTWLTKRGFEVENAFSCREALAKLKGTKYDVVLTDLRLPDEDGIYLLKNIKASTPEVQVILMTGYADIQTAVLAMKLGAFDYVAKPVIPDEILKKIQDTLEQTAVPEQKKRTKKPQSVPYIKGTSLEADKLYEYIRLVAPTMMTVLITGESGSGKEYIARLIHAQSNRKEAPFIAVDCGAIPKDLAASEFFGHVKGAFTGAVNDKTGYFVAASGGTIFLDEIGNLSYDVQVQLLRALEERKVKPVGSDKEIAFDVRIISATNENLTKAVAEGNFREDLYHRLNEFSLKALSLRERKEDIPVFANHFLAASNEELGKDVIGFEDEVMSVFKNYNWPGNLREMRNVVKRATLLCLGDFISLKDIPAELAAVDPVPQIEDLALKREKNEVQLIREALAKCHNNKSEAARLLKIDRKTLYNKMKLYSIE